A genomic segment from Pseudosulfitobacter sp. DSM 107133 encodes:
- the dxs gene encoding 1-deoxy-D-xylulose-5-phosphate synthase yields MTDRPNTPLLDTIQRPADMKHLSDAQLHQLADEVRRETVSAVSVTGGHLGAGLGVVELTVALHAVFDTPRDKIVWDVGHQCYPHKILTERRDRIRTLRQKDGLSGFTKRSESPYDPFGAAHSSTSISAALGFAVARDLGGVTPEGLGDAIAVIGDGSMSAGMAYEAMNNAGDLGERLIVILNDNEMSIAPPVGAMSSYLSRLYAEEPFQDLKAAAKGAVSLLPPPFREGARRAKDMLKGMTVGGTLFEQLGFSYLGPIDGHDMDQLLPVLRTVKARATGPILIHVLTKKGKGYAPAEHSADRGHARAKFDVITGEQKKAPSNAPSYTSVFAQHLLKEAAADDKICAVTAAMPDGTGLNLFAERYPSRCFDVGIAEQHGVTFSAALAAGGMKPFCAMYSTFLQRGYDQVVHDVAIQRLPVRFAIDRAGLVGADGATHAGAFDVAFLANLPGFVVMAAADEAELAHMVATAAAHNDGPIAFRFPRGEGTGVEMPERGTPLEIGKGRMIREGSRVAILSFGTRLSEVEAACESLAAKGITPTIADARFAKPLDRDMILQLAADHEALITIEEGAVGGFGSHVAQLLADEGVFDDGLKFRSMVLPDIFIDQSSPADMYATAQLSAADIEAKVLSVLGVSQIGVERA; encoded by the coding sequence ATGACGGACCGCCCAAACACCCCCCTGCTGGATACAATCCAGCGCCCCGCTGACATGAAACACCTCAGCGACGCCCAGTTGCATCAACTGGCCGACGAGGTGCGCCGTGAAACCGTGTCAGCCGTATCGGTCACCGGCGGGCATCTGGGTGCAGGTCTGGGCGTGGTCGAGCTGACCGTGGCCCTGCACGCCGTGTTCGACACCCCCCGCGACAAGATCGTCTGGGATGTGGGCCACCAATGCTATCCACACAAGATCCTGACCGAACGCCGTGACCGCATCCGCACCCTGCGCCAAAAAGACGGGCTTTCGGGTTTCACCAAGCGCAGCGAATCCCCTTATGACCCCTTTGGCGCGGCCCATTCCAGCACCTCGATCAGTGCGGCCCTCGGCTTTGCCGTTGCGCGCGATCTGGGCGGTGTCACGCCCGAGGGGTTGGGCGACGCGATTGCCGTGATCGGTGACGGCAGCATGAGCGCGGGCATGGCCTATGAGGCGATGAACAACGCGGGCGATCTGGGCGAACGTCTGATCGTCATTCTGAACGACAACGAAATGTCCATCGCCCCGCCCGTTGGCGCAATGTCGTCCTATCTGTCGCGCCTGTATGCCGAAGAACCGTTTCAAGACCTGAAAGCCGCCGCCAAGGGCGCTGTCAGCCTGCTGCCGCCCCCCTTCCGCGAAGGCGCGCGTCGGGCCAAGGACATGCTCAAGGGCATGACCGTGGGCGGCACCCTGTTCGAACAGCTTGGGTTTTCCTATCTCGGGCCGATCGACGGCCACGACATGGATCAATTGCTGCCCGTTTTGCGCACCGTCAAGGCCCGCGCCACCGGCCCGATCCTGATCCATGTGCTGACCAAAAAGGGCAAGGGATACGCCCCCGCAGAACATTCTGCCGACAGGGGCCACGCCCGCGCCAAGTTCGACGTGATCACCGGCGAACAGAAAAAAGCCCCCAGCAACGCGCCCAGCTATACCAGCGTCTTTGCCCAGCATCTGCTGAAAGAGGCCGCAGCGGATGACAAGATTTGCGCGGTCACGGCCGCGATGCCCGACGGCACCGGCCTGAACCTGTTTGCCGAACGCTATCCCAGCCGCTGCTTTGACGTGGGCATAGCCGAACAGCATGGCGTGACCTTTTCGGCGGCGCTGGCTGCCGGCGGGATGAAACCGTTTTGCGCGATGTATTCAACCTTTCTGCAACGTGGCTACGATCAGGTGGTACACGACGTGGCGATCCAGCGCCTGCCGGTGCGCTTTGCCATCGACCGCGCGGGCCTTGTCGGGGCAGACGGTGCCACACATGCGGGGGCGTTTGACGTGGCTTTCCTTGCCAACCTGCCCGGTTTCGTGGTGATGGCCGCCGCCGACGAGGCCGAGCTGGCCCATATGGTCGCCACCGCCGCTGCCCATAACGACGGCCCTATTGCGTTCCGTTTTCCGCGCGGCGAAGGCACCGGCGTTGAAATGCCCGAACGCGGCACCCCGCTGGAAATCGGCAAGGGCCGCATGATCCGCGAAGGGTCGCGCGTGGCGATCCTGTCCTTTGGCACCCGTCTGAGCGAAGTCGAAGCCGCCTGCGAAAGTCTGGCTGCCAAAGGGATCACACCCACCATCGCTGACGCCCGTTTCGCCAAGCCGCTGGACCGCGACATGATCCTGCAACTGGCTGCCGACCACGAGGCGCTGATCACCATCGAAGAAGGCGCCGTTGGCGGCTTTGGCAGCCATGTGGCGCAACTGCTGGCCGATGAGGGCGTGTTTGACGATGGCCTGAAGTTCCGCTCGATGGTGTTGCCTGACATCTTTATCGACCAGTCCAGCCCTGCCGACATGTACGCCACCGCGCAACTGAGTGCAGCGGACATCGAGGCCAAGGTGCTGAGCGTTCTGGGTGTGTCACAGATCGGCGTGGAACGGGCCTGA
- a CDS encoding polyprenyl synthetase family protein yields the protein MFSDRLAQATTQIQSQFDTVLNSLDDVPVTHAMAHATQGGKRLRGFLVLESARLHGLDPATAIWPATGIEAMHAYSLVHDDLPCMDNDDMRRGQPTVHVKWDEATAMLAGDALHALSFELVTHDSVGPARADLAHTLALAAGQRGMVLGQALDIAAETADVPLTLAQIEYLQRGKTGALIEWSACAGARMAGADTTPLRTYAQAMGLAFQIADDVLDITGDASTVGKATGKDAEAGKATFVSLLGLDGAKRRASELVQSACDALDTYGPDADVLRETAAFVIRREK from the coding sequence ATGTTTTCCGACCGGCTGGCACAGGCCACCACGCAGATCCAATCGCAATTCGACACCGTTCTGAACAGTCTGGACGATGTGCCCGTCACCCATGCGATGGCGCACGCCACCCAAGGCGGCAAACGGCTGCGCGGCTTTCTGGTGCTGGAATCGGCGCGGCTGCACGGGCTGGACCCGGCCACGGCGATATGGCCCGCGACGGGGATCGAGGCGATGCACGCCTATTCGCTGGTCCACGACGATCTGCCCTGCATGGACAACGACGACATGCGCCGGGGCCAGCCCACCGTTCACGTCAAATGGGACGAGGCGACGGCCATGCTGGCCGGTGACGCGCTGCATGCGCTCAGCTTCGAGCTGGTTACCCACGACTCAGTCGGCCCCGCCCGCGCCGATCTGGCGCACACGCTGGCGCTGGCCGCAGGGCAACGGGGCATGGTGCTGGGTCAGGCGCTGGACATCGCCGCCGAAACCGCCGACGTGCCGCTGACCCTTGCGCAAATCGAATATCTGCAACGCGGCAAGACCGGCGCGCTGATCGAATGGTCGGCCTGTGCCGGTGCACGCATGGCCGGTGCAGACACCACCCCGCTGCGGACCTATGCACAGGCGATGGGGCTGGCGTTCCAGATTGCCGACGATGTGCTGGACATAACCGGCGATGCCAGCACCGTCGGCAAGGCCACCGGCAAGGATGCCGAGGCAGGCAAGGCCACCTTTGTTTCGCTGCTGGGTCTGGACGGGGCGAAACGCCGCGCATCCGAACTGGTGCAATCTGCCTGCGACGCCCTAGATACTTATGGACCAGATGCCGACGTGCTGCGCGAAACCGCCGCATTTGTCATCCGCCGCGAGAAATGA
- a CDS encoding exodeoxyribonuclease VII small subunit, translating into MTDTPVNEMSFEQAMAELEQVLGQLERGDVALDQSITLYERGAALKARCEAKLKEAEEKVAAITLDSDGNPTGTTPADIQ; encoded by the coding sequence ATGACCGATACACCCGTGAACGAGATGAGCTTTGAACAGGCGATGGCCGAGCTGGAGCAGGTTCTGGGCCAGCTTGAGCGCGGTGACGTGGCGCTGGATCAGTCGATCACGCTGTATGAACGCGGCGCGGCGCTGAAAGCCCGCTGCGAAGCCAAGCTGAAAGAGGCCGAGGAAAAGGTCGCCGCCATCACGCTGGACAGCGACGGCAATCCCACCGGCACCACGCCCGCCGACATTCAATAG
- a CDS encoding response regulator → MSDFDVHLLVVDDDERIRTLLQKFLIRNGFLVTAARDAQHARRILTGLDFDMIILDVMMPGEDGLSLCRSLRETKTTPILLLTARGETDARIEGFEAGADDYLPKPFEPKELLLRINAVLRRMPETPAEDSMPKILHLGDIRYDLERGEMWQGQDIVRLTGTEMLLMKIFSAQPGNPISRAKLVEELGRDRGQAQERAVDVQITRLRRKIESDPKQPRYLQTVRGAGYMLAPD, encoded by the coding sequence ATGAGCGATTTCGACGTCCACCTGCTGGTTGTTGACGACGACGAGCGTATTCGTACCCTGTTGCAGAAATTCCTGATACGGAACGGATTTCTGGTAACCGCTGCCCGCGACGCGCAGCACGCGCGGCGCATCCTGACGGGGCTGGATTTCGACATGATCATTCTGGACGTGATGATGCCCGGCGAAGACGGCCTCAGCCTGTGCCGGTCGTTGCGCGAAACCAAGACCACACCGATCCTGCTGCTGACCGCGCGCGGCGAAACCGATGCCCGCATCGAGGGTTTCGAGGCCGGGGCAGACGATTACCTGCCCAAACCCTTCGAGCCCAAGGAGCTGCTGCTGCGCATCAATGCCGTGCTGCGGCGTATGCCCGAAACCCCCGCAGAAGACAGCATGCCCAAGATCCTGCATCTTGGCGACATCCGCTATGACCTTGAACGCGGCGAGATGTGGCAAGGTCAGGACATCGTGCGCCTGACCGGCACCGAAATGTTGCTGATGAAGATTTTTTCCGCCCAACCGGGCAATCCGATCAGCCGCGCCAAGCTGGTCGAGGAACTGGGCCGTGACCGCGGACAGGCACAGGAACGCGCGGTTGACGTGCAGATCACCCGCCTGCGCCGCAAGATCGAAAGCGATCCGAAACAGCCGCGATATCTGCAAACCGTGCGCGGGGCGGGCTATATGCTGGCCCCCGACTAA
- a CDS encoding MarR family transcriptional regulator, with translation MRDTGMGSGLGGESLLFLTDEQLRQGIEAMFFAYRGFTADPDRILADMAYGRAHHRAVHFINRAPGTTVNNLLNILGVTKQSLNRVLRTLIADGLVESRVGQTDKRERHLHLTDAGRALEQQLSDAQRARMRAAFREAGPDAVGGFRRVLEAMMDPEMRRAYARLKENGA, from the coding sequence ATGCGTGACACCGGCATGGGTTCGGGACTGGGCGGCGAAAGCCTGCTGTTTCTGACTGACGAACAACTGCGGCAGGGCATCGAGGCGATGTTCTTTGCCTATCGCGGGTTTACCGCCGATCCAGACCGTATTCTGGCGGATATGGCTTACGGGCGTGCGCACCATCGCGCGGTGCACTTTATCAACCGTGCTCCGGGCACGACGGTGAACAACCTGCTGAACATTCTGGGCGTGACCAAACAATCGCTGAACCGCGTGCTGCGCACCCTTATCGCTGACGGGCTGGTGGAAAGCCGAGTGGGCCAAACCGACAAACGCGAGCGTCACCTGCACCTGACCGATGCGGGCCGCGCGTTGGAACAGCAATTGTCCGATGCCCAACGCGCCCGTATGCGCGCCGCCTTTCGCGAGGCCGGGCCAGACGCCGTTGGCGGTTTCCGCCGCGTGCTCGAAGCGATGATGGACCCGGAAATGCGCCGCGCCTATGCGCGCCTGAAGGAAAACGGCGCATGA
- a CDS encoding branched-chain amino acid aminotransferase: MSGAYDDRDGKIWMDGKLVDWRDANVHILTHALHYASSVFEGERCYDGKVFKSREHSQRLLKSGELMDMEIPYSVDEIEAAKRATLDANGLTNAYLRVVAFRGAGEDMGVAASRNPVRMAVTCWEWGNYYGDAKMKGAKLDIAKWKRPSPETIPVAAKAAGLYMICTMSKHAAEAKGCSDAMFLDYRGYVAEATGANIFFVKDGEVHTPLPDSILNGLTRQTVIGMLKDRQIKVHERHIMPEELEGFEQCFLTGSAAEVTPVGQIGDFNFEVGALTREIAEGYEKLVRA; the protein is encoded by the coding sequence ATGTCTGGCGCATATGATGATCGTGACGGCAAGATCTGGATGGATGGTAAACTGGTCGACTGGCGCGACGCAAACGTTCATATTCTGACACACGCTCTGCACTATGCCTCGTCGGTATTTGAAGGCGAACGCTGCTATGACGGCAAGGTGTTCAAAAGCCGGGAACATTCGCAACGCCTGCTGAAGTCGGGCGAGTTGATGGACATGGAGATTCCCTATTCCGTCGACGAGATCGAAGCCGCCAAACGCGCGACACTGGATGCCAACGGTCTGACCAATGCCTACCTGCGGGTTGTGGCGTTCCGCGGTGCGGGCGAGGACATGGGCGTTGCCGCATCGCGCAACCCTGTCCGCATGGCTGTGACCTGCTGGGAGTGGGGCAACTATTACGGTGACGCCAAGATGAAAGGCGCCAAGCTGGACATCGCCAAGTGGAAGCGCCCCAGCCCCGAGACCATCCCCGTCGCAGCCAAGGCTGCGGGTCTGTATATGATCTGCACCATGTCCAAACATGCGGCCGAAGCCAAAGGATGCTCGGACGCGATGTTCCTGGATTACCGTGGCTATGTGGCGGAAGCGACCGGCGCCAATATCTTCTTTGTCAAAGACGGTGAAGTGCATACGCCGCTGCCGGATTCGATCCTGAACGGTCTGACCCGTCAGACGGTGATCGGCATGTTGAAAGACCGCCAGATCAAGGTACACGAGCGCCACATCATGCCCGAAGAGCTGGAAGGGTTCGAACAATGTTTTCTGACCGGATCGGCGGCGGAAGTGACGCCGGTGGGCCAGATCGGTGATTTCAATTTCGAGGTCGGGGCGCTGACGCGCGAGATCGCGGAAGGTTATGAAAAGCTGGTGCGCGCCTAA
- a CDS encoding cyclase family protein, whose product MTFKTTFAAVTALALTATTALADAHSACISSKWGADDTIGAANHVSTERTLAAAKLIKQGKSMPLGITIDAKTPAFPPRSLSLQVVQPNQQGGVKLEAFGYPGNYNDDILYTWIGIGSQLDGLGHLGENGLYYNCLDEKDISVITGLAKLGTHDVPPLVGRAVIVDMAKHFGTDVMDAGQGFGSEDIKAAMEAQNVTMNPGDIILFHTGWTQGKFTQDPTAWVSGEPGLTNEGAEYVASLDPMAVGADTWGLEAVPAVEGDGTFYGHVIFLQQNGIYILETMNTGPILDDGVNEFMFVLGQARIRGTVQAMINPVALY is encoded by the coding sequence ATGACTTTCAAAACCACTTTCGCCGCCGTAACAGCGCTTGCGCTGACGGCCACAACAGCGTTGGCTGATGCACATTCCGCCTGCATATCGTCGAAATGGGGCGCCGATGACACCATCGGTGCCGCCAACCACGTCAGTACCGAACGCACGCTGGCAGCTGCCAAGCTGATCAAACAGGGCAAATCCATGCCGCTTGGCATCACCATCGACGCCAAAACCCCTGCCTTTCCGCCCCGCTCGCTCAGCCTGCAAGTGGTGCAGCCGAACCAACAGGGCGGCGTCAAGCTTGAGGCCTTCGGCTATCCCGGCAACTATAACGATGACATCCTGTACACATGGATCGGCATCGGCTCGCAACTCGACGGCCTTGGCCACCTGGGTGAAAACGGGCTGTACTATAACTGTCTGGATGAAAAAGACATCAGCGTGATCACGGGCCTCGCCAAACTTGGCACCCATGACGTGCCGCCACTGGTCGGGCGCGCGGTGATCGTCGACATGGCCAAACACTTTGGCACCGATGTGATGGACGCGGGTCAGGGCTTTGGCTCCGAAGACATCAAAGCCGCGATGGAGGCGCAAAACGTCACCATGAACCCCGGCGACATCATCCTGTTCCACACCGGCTGGACACAGGGCAAATTCACCCAGGACCCCACCGCATGGGTGTCCGGCGAACCCGGCCTGACCAACGAAGGCGCCGAATATGTCGCCTCGCTCGACCCGATGGCTGTGGGCGCCGACACATGGGGGCTTGAAGCCGTGCCCGCCGTCGAAGGCGACGGCACCTTTTACGGGCACGTCATTTTCCTGCAACAAAACGGTATCTACATCCTTGAAACGATGAATACCGGCCCGATCCTGGATGACGGCGTGAACGAATTCATGTTCGTGCTGGGCCAGGCCCGCATTCGCGGCACCGTACAGGCGATGATCAACCCCGTCGCCCTGTACTGA
- the cobO gene encoding cob(I)yrinic acid a,c-diamide adenosyltransferase, protein MTEDHKSKMQDLQAKQREKIAQTEDPGRGLILVHTGDGKGKSSSAFGVALRALGWGQKVGVVQFIKGKWITGERRFFKNLPEVTWHTMGEGFTWDTQDRDRDIAAATAAYAKACEMMQSGDYDLILLDEINIALRYDYLDIAAVIDGLKARNERTSVILTGRDAKPELMDYADLVTEMTEVKHPFQAGIKAQRGVDY, encoded by the coding sequence ATGACAGAAGACCACAAATCCAAGATGCAGGACCTGCAAGCCAAGCAGCGCGAAAAGATCGCCCAGACCGAAGACCCGGGCCGCGGTCTGATTCTGGTCCATACGGGCGATGGCAAGGGCAAGTCGTCTTCCGCCTTCGGCGTTGCACTTCGTGCTTTGGGGTGGGGCCAGAAAGTTGGCGTCGTTCAGTTCATCAAAGGCAAATGGATCACCGGCGAGCGCCGCTTTTTCAAGAACCTGCCCGAAGTCACATGGCACACGATGGGCGAAGGCTTTACCTGGGACACACAGGACCGCGACCGAGACATTGCCGCCGCCACTGCCGCCTATGCAAAGGCCTGCGAGATGATGCAGTCGGGCGACTATGACCTGATCCTGCTGGACGAAATCAACATCGCCTTGCGCTATGATTATCTGGACATCGCGGCGGTCATCGACGGGCTGAAGGCGCGCAACGAACGTACCAGCGTGATCCTGACAGGGCGCGACGCCAAGCCGGAATTGATGGACTACGCCGACCTTGTGACGGAAATGACCGAGGTCAAACACCCCTTCCAGGCGGGCATTAAGGCACAGCGCGGCGTCGACTACTGA
- a CDS encoding DMT family transporter, which translates to MPLPLIENRPGTAVTLKLVAVFLFMVMSAMIKVAVAEVPSGEAVFFRSFFCIPVILIWLWQTKELRHGLSTKNPMGHVWRGLFGTAAMTLTFMGLGLLPLPEVTAIGYATPMFTVIFAVFLLGEKVRAIRMTAVGLGLIGVLIVIWPNLTLGAGNMSTAATMGVLAILGASLVRGLVQIHIRRLVQTEHTAAIVFYFSVTATVLSLLTLPFGWVMPSPENTVLLVGAGVIGGIAQILMTSAFRFGAASMLAPFDYASLIFATAIGFVVFSEIPTWSTVAGATLVVAGGVLIIWRERQLGLERGRVRAVTDPKG; encoded by the coding sequence ATGCCTTTGCCCCTGATCGAAAATCGTCCCGGCACAGCTGTCACGCTCAAGCTGGTGGCAGTGTTTTTGTTTATGGTCATGTCCGCCATGATCAAGGTGGCCGTGGCCGAAGTGCCCTCGGGCGAGGCCGTTTTCTTTCGCTCATTCTTTTGTATTCCTGTCATTCTGATCTGGCTCTGGCAAACCAAAGAGCTGCGCCACGGGCTGTCGACCAAAAACCCGATGGGCCATGTGTGGCGCGGGCTGTTCGGCACCGCCGCAATGACGCTGACCTTTATGGGCCTTGGCCTGCTGCCGCTGCCCGAGGTCACCGCCATCGGCTATGCCACGCCTATGTTCACCGTGATTTTTGCGGTGTTTCTGCTGGGCGAAAAGGTGCGCGCTATCCGCATGACCGCCGTGGGGCTTGGGCTGATCGGCGTCTTGATCGTTATCTGGCCCAACCTGACATTGGGCGCGGGCAACATGAGCACGGCCGCTACGATGGGTGTGCTTGCCATTCTGGGCGCATCGCTGGTGCGCGGGCTGGTTCAGATCCACATCCGCCGCCTTGTGCAGACCGAACACACCGCCGCCATTGTGTTCTACTTCTCAGTGACCGCCACGGTGCTGTCCCTGCTGACCCTGCCCTTTGGCTGGGTCATGCCGTCGCCTGAAAACACTGTGCTGCTGGTCGGCGCGGGCGTGATCGGCGGCATCGCGCAAATCCTGATGACCAGCGCGTTCCGCTTCGGGGCAGCCTCGATGCTGGCCCCGTTCGACTACGCCTCATTGATCTTTGCCACCGCAATCGGTTTTGTGGTGTTCAGCGAAATCCCGACATGGTCCACGGTGGCCGGTGCAACGCTGGTGGTGGCCGGCGGCGTGCTGATCATCTGGCGAGAACGTCAACTGGGTCTCGAACGTGGCCGTGTCCGCGCCGTGACCGATCCAAAAGGTTAA
- the aroC gene encoding chorismate synthase — protein sequence MSINSFGHLFRVTTWGESHGPALGATVDGCPPGVPVTEAMIQHWLDRRKPGQNKYTTQRREADEVRILSGVFEGQTTGTPVQLMIENTDQRSKDYGDIMDKFRPGHADITYWQKYGIRDYRGGGRSSARETASRVAAGGLAREAIRAIAPDVQITGYMTRMGAHEIDRTRFDWDQIEQNPFWSPDAQTAADWADYLDDLRKSGSSVGAIIEVVARGVPAGLGAPVYGKLDTDLAAAMMSINAVKGVEIGEGMSAAMLTGELNADEIFMGNDGKPSYSSNHAGGILGGISTGQDIVVRFAVKPTSSILKTRKTITKTGAETEIITKGRHDPCVGIRAVPVGEAMMACVLLDHMLLHRGQVGGQIGENRGRIG from the coding sequence ATGTCGATCAACAGCTTTGGCCACCTCTTCCGCGTCACCACATGGGGTGAAAGCCACGGACCCGCCTTGGGTGCGACGGTCGACGGCTGCCCTCCGGGCGTGCCCGTGACCGAGGCGATGATCCAACACTGGCTGGACCGCCGCAAACCGGGTCAGAACAAATACACCACCCAGCGCCGCGAGGCCGACGAGGTCCGCATCCTGTCGGGCGTGTTCGAAGGCCAGACCACAGGCACACCCGTGCAACTGATGATCGAAAACACAGACCAGCGCTCCAAGGACTACGGCGACATCATGGACAAGTTCCGGCCCGGTCACGCCGACATCACCTATTGGCAGAAATACGGTATCCGCGACTATCGCGGTGGCGGCCGGTCCTCGGCCCGCGAAACCGCGTCACGCGTGGCGGCGGGCGGTCTGGCGCGCGAGGCGATCCGCGCGATTGCCCCAGACGTGCAGATCACCGGCTACATGACCCGTATGGGCGCCCACGAGATCGACCGCACCCGCTTCGACTGGGACCAGATCGAACAAAACCCGTTCTGGTCTCCCGATGCCCAGACCGCCGCTGATTGGGCCGACTACCTTGACGACCTGCGCAAATCCGGCAGCAGCGTCGGCGCGATCATCGAAGTGGTGGCGCGCGGTGTGCCCGCCGGCCTTGGCGCTCCTGTCTACGGCAAGCTGGACACCGACCTTGCTGCCGCCATGATGTCGATCAACGCGGTCAAAGGTGTCGAGATCGGCGAAGGCATGTCCGCCGCGATGCTGACCGGCGAATTGAACGCCGACGAGATTTTCATGGGCAACGACGGCAAGCCGTCATACTCCAGCAACCACGCGGGCGGTATTCTGGGCGGTATCAGCACCGGACAGGACATTGTCGTGCGTTTTGCCGTCAAACCAACCTCGTCGATCCTGAAAACCCGCAAGACCATCACCAAGACGGGTGCGGAAACCGAGATTATCACCAAGGGCCGCCACGACCCCTGCGTCGGCATCCGCGCCGTGCCCGTGGGCGAGGCGATGATGGCCTGCGTTCTTCTGGACCACATGCTGCTGCATCGCGGTCAGGTTGGCGGGCAGATCGGCGAAAACCGCGGGCGCATCGGCTGA
- a CDS encoding hydroxymethylglutaryl-CoA reductase, degradative — MTKPTPVNARIAGLRDLEPAARLDAVCAAAGLDQSDRALLAGEGALPLATANGMIENVVGKFEMPMGVATNFCVNGKDYLIPMVVEEPSVVAAASYMARIARAGGGFHASADDPVMRAQVQVLGVSDPAAARLRILEHRGALMALANSRDKVLTGLGGGCKDIEVHVFDDTPVGPMVVLHLIVDVRDAMGANTVNTMAELLAPKVEAIAGGTVRLRILSNLADLRLVRARVDLEAAALDTDTLNGTDVAQGIVEACALAVIDPYRAATHNKGIMNGIDPVVIATGNDWRAVEAGAHAFAARCGRYTALTRWERTASGGLSGSIELPMALGLVGGATRTHPAAQAALRLLRVETATELAQVVAAVGLAQNMAALRALATEGIQRGHMALHARNIAITAGATGADIDRVARAIVAADDITVDHARSILDET, encoded by the coding sequence ATGACAAAACCCACACCTGTGAATGCCCGCATTGCGGGGCTGCGTGATCTTGAACCCGCAGCGCGGCTGGACGCGGTCTGTGCGGCGGCGGGGCTGGATCAGAGCGACCGCGCGTTGCTGGCGGGCGAGGGGGCGTTGCCGTTGGCCACGGCCAACGGGATGATCGAGAACGTGGTGGGCAAGTTCGAGATGCCGATGGGCGTGGCGACCAACTTTTGCGTCAACGGCAAGGATTACCTGATCCCGATGGTGGTCGAGGAGCCTTCTGTGGTGGCGGCGGCGTCCTATATGGCGCGGATTGCGCGGGCCGGGGGCGGCTTTCATGCCTCGGCGGATGATCCGGTGATGCGCGCGCAGGTGCAGGTGCTGGGCGTTAGCGATCCTGCGGCGGCGCGGCTGCGGATACTGGAACACCGCGGCGCGTTGATGGCGCTGGCCAATTCAAGGGACAAGGTGCTGACCGGTCTGGGTGGCGGCTGCAAGGACATCGAGGTGCATGTGTTTGACGACACGCCGGTGGGGCCGATGGTGGTGCTGCATCTGATTGTGGACGTGCGCGATGCGATGGGGGCGAACACGGTCAACACGATGGCCGAACTGCTGGCCCCAAAGGTCGAGGCGATCGCGGGCGGCACCGTGCGGCTGCGCATCCTTTCCAATCTGGCCGATCTGCGGCTGGTGCGGGCGCGTGTGGATCTGGAGGCGGCGGCGCTGGATACCGATACTTTGAACGGCACGGATGTGGCGCAGGGCATCGTCGAGGCCTGCGCCTTGGCGGTGATTGACCCGTATCGCGCGGCGACGCACAACAAGGGGATCATGAACGGCATTGATCCGGTGGTGATCGCCACCGGCAACGACTGGCGCGCGGTCGAGGCGGGGGCACATGCCTTTGCCGCGCGCTGCGGACGCTATACCGCGCTGACGCGGTGGGAGCGCACCGCCAGCGGTGGGCTGAGTGGGAGTATCGAACTGCCGATGGCGCTGGGCCTTGTGGGTGGGGCGACCCGCACTCACCCGGCGGCGCAGGCGGCGTTGCGGTTGCTGCGCGTCGAGACGGCAACCGAACTGGCGCAGGTGGTTGCCGCCGTGGGCCTGGCGCAGAACATGGCGGCGCTGCGCGCCCTGGCAACCGAGGGCATCCAGCGTGGCCACATGGCGCTGCACGCGCGCAACATCGCGATCACCGCAGGCGCGACAGGTGCCGACATTGACCGTGTCGCCCGTGCCATCGTTGCAGCAGATGACATTACGGTGGACCACGCGCGCAGCATTCTGGACGAAACCTGA